A window from Corynebacterium singulare encodes these proteins:
- the gluQRS gene encoding tRNA glutamyl-Q(34) synthetase GluQRS has product MDSLTPAGRYAPSPSGDLHLGNLRTALLAWLYARSSGRRFLVRVEDIDTQRSSEESAQRQLEDLATLGLDWDGEVIYQHDRYAAYEEALAQLPTFECYCSRKDIQEASRAPHAIPGQYPGTCRALSDDQRAAKRAELAAQNRVPAIRLRADTTTYTIHDALAGEYTGEVDDFILRRGGQRPSDPAQGMDWAYNLAVVVDDAFQGVDQIVRGDDLFSSAPRQAYLAHKLGYAVPEFVHVPLVLNADGVRLSKRDGAVTLRQLLEEPGRGRGDVVKLLARSLGYEATSAAELLERFRPESLIRKAFVWDGTV; this is encoded by the coding sequence ATGGATTCTCTCACTCCTGCCGGGCGCTATGCGCCGAGCCCGTCTGGTGATCTTCACCTGGGAAACCTCCGAACAGCACTCTTGGCCTGGCTGTATGCCCGCAGCAGCGGCCGCCGCTTTCTGGTGCGCGTCGAGGACATCGACACGCAGCGCTCGTCAGAGGAGTCGGCACAGCGCCAGCTGGAGGACTTAGCAACCTTGGGGCTGGACTGGGATGGCGAGGTCATCTACCAGCACGATCGCTACGCCGCCTATGAGGAGGCCCTGGCTCAGCTGCCCACCTTCGAGTGCTACTGCTCGCGCAAGGACATTCAGGAGGCCTCCCGCGCGCCGCACGCCATCCCGGGGCAGTACCCAGGGACGTGCCGGGCGCTTTCCGACGACCAACGCGCCGCCAAACGCGCCGAACTCGCCGCCCAGAACCGCGTTCCCGCCATCCGCTTGCGTGCCGATACCACCACCTACACCATCCACGATGCCCTTGCGGGTGAGTACACCGGCGAGGTTGATGACTTCATCCTGCGCCGCGGCGGCCAGCGCCCATCCGACCCTGCACAGGGCATGGACTGGGCCTATAACTTGGCCGTGGTGGTCGATGATGCTTTCCAAGGCGTGGACCAGATTGTGCGCGGCGACGATCTGTTCTCCTCTGCCCCACGCCAGGCTTACCTCGCGCACAAGCTGGGCTATGCGGTGCCGGAGTTTGTTCACGTGCCGCTCGTTCTTAACGCCGACGGTGTGCGCCTATCCAAACGCGATGGGGCGGTGACCCTGCGCCAGCTGCTCGAGGAGCCGGGACGGGGGAGGGGGGACGTCGTCAAGCTCCTGGCTCGCTCATTGGGCTATGAGGCAACGTCAGCGGCTGAACTCCTGGAGAGATTCCGGCCCGAGTCTCTCATCCGTAAGGCCTTCGTATGGGATGGAACTGTGTAG
- a CDS encoding suppressor of fused domain protein: MGLAALDDAQSLAVSCDFADVDTGLAHAEQGVDVRCELLAVARTGQAEVAAAVSAAAALLTKAAGVLPAQPGLLLPKLFVDDDERFAPLTVRHGMLIAPYLWGGQTPQVAEDKRLTLVCQLLMLTDAEYAFAVDEGVPALQQAVAEQGIDLLDWQRSE, translated from the coding sequence TTGGGCCTAGCCGCGCTTGACGACGCCCAATCCCTCGCCGTCTCCTGCGACTTCGCGGACGTCGATACGGGCTTGGCTCATGCCGAACAAGGCGTGGACGTGCGCTGCGAGCTTCTTGCCGTGGCCCGTACTGGTCAGGCAGAAGTGGCTGCTGCGGTGAGTGCCGCAGCAGCCCTGCTCACGAAAGCTGCCGGCGTGTTACCTGCGCAGCCGGGCCTGCTGTTACCGAAGCTCTTTGTCGACGATGATGAGCGTTTCGCGCCGCTCACTGTTCGCCACGGCATGCTCATCGCGCCGTATTTGTGGGGAGGACAGACCCCGCAGGTGGCGGAGGACAAGCGCCTTACCCTTGTGTGCCAGCTGCTCATGCTGACTGATGCTGAATATGCCTTCGCTGTCGATGAAGGCGTGCCTGCTTTGCAGCAAGCCGTGGCGGAGCAGGGCATCGATTTGTTGGACTGGCAGCGCTCCGAGTAG
- a CDS encoding cation:proton antiporter encodes MEVLFVLIGLMLLTVIVMAVGDKIGLPWPVLLTLLTAISVFVYATFSSGEFEFAVPADLILPIFLPPLLWALARKTSWGVIREQWMTILALSVLLVVATTLAVGFTAWAFMPGLGIAAAILIGAAIAPPDPVAVEAVAEPAGIPRRIISVLQVEGLFNDAASIVAFHLALEAVTSSGQMHAGQAVMRFLYSAAVAAILGLVVGRVSSWFIGAVHEVVARNALTWVIPFAVYIAAEELGASGVIAVVIAAVELHSRAPVQAEDRLSGQSFWETVELLFTGVAFGLIGLTVFSAVDAVGADLWHAVIVGVILSLVAFLVRMAWMYTFYLINRRRGKPRLAPLRRQEVLVMSWSGMRGLVTLALVLSVPSGLSFYNELTVIALVVLLMTMVIPGLLLPWLMRQLDITTYSQAATDKMRATITSRARKAGIAAMRSKYEELDPDIAANIAQWFEDRLGEDEDGEDATTRMKMAIEARELALAARTTALAGAQQELLRLRRDREFNPMIVDEVLVDVDRMSLGAKKRG; translated from the coding sequence ATGGAAGTTTTATTTGTCCTCATCGGTCTGATGCTGCTGACCGTCATTGTCATGGCGGTGGGGGACAAAATTGGACTTCCCTGGCCGGTGTTGCTCACGCTCCTTACGGCGATTTCTGTCTTTGTGTACGCCACGTTTTCGAGTGGTGAGTTCGAGTTCGCTGTGCCCGCGGATCTTATCCTTCCAATCTTTTTGCCGCCGCTGTTGTGGGCTCTGGCAAGGAAGACATCGTGGGGCGTGATTCGGGAACAGTGGATGACCATCCTTGCTCTCTCCGTGCTGCTCGTCGTGGCCACGACACTGGCCGTTGGATTCACTGCCTGGGCCTTCATGCCGGGCCTGGGCATCGCCGCAGCCATCCTCATTGGTGCAGCGATTGCCCCGCCGGACCCGGTGGCCGTGGAGGCAGTGGCAGAACCCGCCGGTATTCCCCGCCGTATCATCTCGGTGCTGCAGGTTGAGGGCCTGTTTAATGATGCCGCGTCCATCGTGGCCTTTCACCTCGCCCTTGAGGCCGTGACGAGCTCTGGGCAGATGCATGCCGGTCAGGCGGTTATGCGTTTCCTCTACTCGGCGGCCGTCGCTGCCATCCTGGGCCTTGTGGTGGGCCGTGTGTCCTCCTGGTTCATCGGTGCGGTGCACGAGGTCGTCGCCCGCAACGCGTTGACCTGGGTGATTCCCTTCGCCGTCTATATCGCAGCCGAGGAGCTTGGCGCCTCTGGCGTGATTGCCGTAGTGATCGCTGCGGTGGAGCTGCATTCTCGCGCCCCGGTTCAGGCCGAGGACCGACTCTCCGGTCAGTCCTTCTGGGAAACAGTTGAGCTGCTCTTTACTGGTGTGGCCTTTGGCCTTATCGGCCTGACGGTCTTCAGCGCGGTTGATGCCGTGGGCGCGGATCTGTGGCACGCAGTCATCGTCGGAGTCATCCTGTCCCTCGTGGCTTTCCTTGTGCGCATGGCCTGGATGTATACCTTCTACCTCATCAACCGGCGCCGGGGTAAGCCGCGTTTGGCGCCACTGCGCCGTCAAGAGGTGCTCGTCATGTCGTGGTCCGGCATGCGCGGACTGGTCACCCTGGCACTGGTTCTGTCCGTGCCGAGCGGCTTGAGCTTCTACAACGAGTTGACCGTCATCGCCCTTGTCGTGCTGCTCATGACCATGGTGATCCCCGGCCTGCTCCTGCCCTGGCTCATGCGGCAGCTGGACATCACCACCTACTCGCAGGCCGCCACCGATAAGATGCGGGCCACGATTACCTCCCGTGCTCGTAAGGCCGGCATTGCCGCGATGCGTTCCAAGTATGAGGAACTGGACCCCGACATCGCCGCCAATATTGCGCAGTGGTTTGAGGACCGGCTCGGTGAGGACGAGGATGGCGAGGATGCCACGACCCGTATGAAGATGGCTATTGAGGCTCGTGAATTGGCCTTGGCTGCGCGCACGACCGCCTTGGCCGGCGCACAGCAGGAATTGCTGCGACTGCGCCGCGATAGGGAGTTCAATCCCATGATTGTGGACGAAGTGCTTGTCGACGTCGACCGTATGTCCCTCGGCGCCAAAAAACGCGGCTGA
- a CDS encoding tubulin-like doman-containing protein translates to MKKFLVVGCGGSGAKTLAFMMDQLKAELRSIDPDMTELPKAWQFVNIDVPLEEEAGPQKLPNVTQNGGQYVGIGSRQNYNTFDEGVSSILGRSGKLGEIATWATRNPSTNDVKLADGAGQYRAIGRMLTLPHLKEIRQSLKAAVDEMFTQEAIQELNRLNYKQTKLESDTGDSEPVVLVVSSMAGGAGASMFLDVCRVLTTIPNVNPQGTLVFMYTPEIFSDNKADDMAGAWPNSLAMFGEVVAAQMGNSSDHDRAIFEAFDMGNPPEGQTFGRIFPIGSKMGTTSARFGDGSAMSIYRGLGRALAGLMASTKASDNLVSYALTNTPAGDGGRRFFGWDSPSGGTPWGRLPWGSLGYAQVSMGRDRFAEYSSQRLARSAFERLFNGHLDPQNPEAGEMQIAKKLEERLPNAFSSITLDPSWARGGQIDSGSVWNWLNSVFGGQAQQAADTATKYLQNYIPVGQGRNVNEWREEFEGNLADPRNEQAIASVLNNAAYDIVYRYANFFTDSVLATVEGELAAVGVPYVREMLSKITDVLTNSDRLMPILAEYSGYYHNTRVLTKPEGADPILSPLTGKGQMTDPTPTVNALMGLYYNQFYSYALMAIAHLLKDVLQDYADENLFHLKRELGDAHAVLEKAVSKRAETNKLADVRTDEVNAWPTEIDEVVESRFKGSENEIMLTDVNSFIFDYKDQMLRTVQGQQSTADVTNYEQAYPFAVRAVIRGEWESLDAAQAPQDTLAPQKRTNDAYSNRAGWVSKYLSRHPQTGESRESQRAHYHAKIRPTDLLERSRQWINRRDYEFQKFNSVDLRRYLTLTPDINEVEHAERQRRFVEAFQLALSYARPLAAVNDDMVQRIHGKSVQYTYSFSDIPFAELGSAENGIAARLESVLNRPEIDGPSSVALRNSLNMSDHVQHIEIFGSYPNYSPIVFSSMFNYIAKDIEKQDNFDGSWWSERRTRPLPAALPLTKTERQAMVAGWIIGRITGRVYISNPDASNAAAHIFDDTDGGVNNWVDFPNPMLISPRRMIKKSDWMSSVLESIFIAYAKVQENGPHGFASSLYPYQLLRGLFDDGLDFAHSGASTHPVVRRLATFLASGEVPNRGTVGTSIQDRYDTFVAELDKFARGADHFVPGHNNALPGQGRTDKPFAEIRSREVASMTPYYRDLAEDVIVMIPVIRNYLDQAKTVAENPVAQPTPQVRSSESGLGNTTAPEFNLNDLDDTF, encoded by the coding sequence ATGAAGAAGTTCCTCGTCGTCGGTTGCGGTGGCTCCGGCGCCAAAACCCTGGCGTTCATGATGGACCAGCTCAAGGCTGAGCTGCGCAGTATTGACCCAGACATGACAGAGCTGCCCAAAGCATGGCAGTTCGTCAACATTGATGTGCCTCTCGAGGAGGAAGCTGGCCCGCAGAAACTGCCTAATGTGACCCAAAACGGCGGACAGTACGTCGGCATCGGTTCGCGTCAGAACTACAACACCTTTGATGAAGGCGTCTCCAGCATCCTTGGCCGCTCCGGCAAGCTCGGTGAAATTGCTACTTGGGCTACCCGTAACCCGTCCACCAATGATGTCAAGCTTGCGGACGGCGCCGGCCAGTACCGTGCCATCGGCCGCATGCTGACCCTGCCGCACCTCAAGGAGATTCGTCAGTCTCTCAAGGCGGCGGTGGATGAGATGTTCACCCAGGAAGCCATCCAGGAACTCAACCGCCTGAACTACAAGCAGACCAAGCTGGAGTCCGATACCGGTGACTCCGAGCCGGTTGTTCTCGTGGTGTCGTCCATGGCCGGTGGCGCCGGTGCTTCCATGTTCTTGGATGTGTGCCGCGTGCTCACCACTATCCCGAACGTGAATCCGCAGGGCACACTCGTTTTCATGTACACCCCGGAGATTTTCTCCGATAACAAGGCTGATGACATGGCCGGCGCGTGGCCCAACTCCCTGGCCATGTTTGGTGAGGTCGTTGCAGCTCAGATGGGCAACTCTAGCGACCATGACCGTGCCATTTTTGAGGCCTTCGATATGGGCAATCCGCCGGAGGGGCAGACTTTCGGTCGTATTTTCCCGATTGGTTCCAAGATGGGCACCACCAGCGCTCGCTTCGGCGACGGATCCGCTATGTCCATCTACCGGGGCCTTGGCCGTGCACTCGCCGGGCTGATGGCCTCCACCAAGGCTAGCGACAACCTTGTGTCCTACGCGCTGACCAACACCCCAGCAGGTGACGGTGGTCGTCGCTTCTTCGGTTGGGACAGTCCCAGCGGCGGTACTCCATGGGGCCGTCTGCCTTGGGGTTCACTGGGGTATGCCCAGGTGTCCATGGGTCGCGACCGCTTCGCCGAGTATTCATCCCAGCGCCTCGCCCGTAGCGCCTTCGAGCGCCTGTTTAACGGTCACCTCGACCCGCAGAATCCTGAGGCGGGCGAGATGCAGATTGCTAAGAAGCTCGAAGAGCGCCTTCCCAATGCCTTTAGCTCCATCACCCTTGACCCGTCTTGGGCACGGGGTGGTCAGATTGATAGTGGGAGCGTCTGGAACTGGCTCAACAGTGTTTTCGGTGGCCAAGCCCAGCAGGCCGCTGATACCGCCACGAAGTACCTGCAGAACTACATTCCGGTAGGCCAGGGACGCAACGTCAACGAGTGGCGTGAAGAGTTCGAGGGCAACCTGGCTGATCCCCGCAATGAGCAGGCCATCGCGTCCGTGCTCAACAACGCTGCCTATGACATCGTGTATCGCTACGCCAACTTCTTCACCGATAGCGTACTGGCCACCGTCGAAGGCGAGCTCGCTGCCGTCGGCGTGCCCTATGTACGCGAGATGCTCTCCAAGATCACGGATGTGCTTACGAACTCTGACCGCCTCATGCCGATTTTGGCGGAGTACTCCGGCTACTACCACAACACGCGAGTGCTCACGAAGCCGGAAGGCGCAGACCCCATCCTGAGCCCGCTGACCGGTAAGGGCCAGATGACAGATCCGACGCCTACGGTCAACGCGCTCATGGGTCTGTACTACAACCAGTTCTACAGCTACGCGCTGATGGCCATCGCGCACCTGTTGAAGGACGTCCTTCAGGATTACGCCGATGAGAACCTCTTCCATCTCAAGCGTGAACTGGGCGATGCCCACGCCGTGTTGGAGAAGGCAGTGTCCAAGCGTGCGGAAACCAACAAACTCGCCGATGTGCGCACGGATGAGGTCAACGCGTGGCCGACAGAGATTGATGAGGTTGTTGAATCCCGCTTCAAGGGATCTGAGAACGAAATCATGCTCACGGACGTCAACTCCTTCATTTTTGACTACAAGGACCAGATGCTGCGCACTGTCCAGGGCCAGCAGTCCACTGCGGATGTCACCAACTATGAGCAGGCCTATCCCTTCGCAGTACGCGCCGTTATTCGCGGCGAGTGGGAATCGCTCGATGCAGCTCAGGCTCCGCAGGACACACTGGCACCACAGAAGCGCACCAATGACGCCTATTCGAACCGCGCCGGCTGGGTATCCAAGTACCTGTCGCGCCACCCGCAGACTGGTGAATCCCGTGAATCCCAGCGCGCGCACTACCACGCCAAGATTCGCCCGACGGACCTGCTGGAGCGCTCCCGTCAGTGGATCAACCGCCGCGATTATGAGTTCCAGAAGTTTAACTCTGTGGATCTGCGCCGCTACCTCACCCTGACTCCGGACATCAATGAGGTTGAGCATGCAGAGCGCCAGCGCCGCTTCGTCGAGGCCTTCCAGCTGGCTCTGAGCTATGCCCGCCCGCTGGCAGCTGTCAACGATGACATGGTTCAGCGCATTCACGGCAAGTCAGTCCAGTACACCTATTCCTTCTCTGATATCCCGTTTGCCGAGCTTGGTTCGGCAGAGAACGGCATCGCGGCTCGGCTTGAGTCCGTGCTCAACCGCCCAGAGATTGATGGACCGTCGTCGGTAGCTTTGCGCAACTCGCTGAACATGTCGGATCACGTCCAGCACATCGAGATTTTCGGTTCTTACCCGAATTACTCGCCCATCGTCTTCTCTTCCATGTTCAACTACATTGCGAAGGACATTGAGAAGCAGGACAATTTCGATGGTTCCTGGTGGTCCGAGCGCCGTACCCGCCCGCTACCGGCAGCTTTGCCACTGACGAAAACGGAGCGTCAGGCGATGGTGGCCGGCTGGATCATCGGCCGCATTACCGGCCGCGTGTACATTTCCAACCCGGATGCCAGCAACGCCGCGGCCCACATTTTTGATGACACCGATGGCGGCGTGAACAACTGGGTAGACTTCCCGAATCCCATGCTCATTTCGCCGCGTCGCATGATCAAGAAGTCGGACTGGATGTCCTCGGTCCTTGAGTCCATCTTCATTGCCTACGCCAAGGTGCAGGAGAACGGCCCCCACGGTTTCGCATCCTCTCTGTACCCCTATCAGCTGCTACGCGGGTTGTTCGACGACGGCCTCGATTTTGCTCACTCCGGTGCCTCCACCCACCCGGTGGTTCGCCGGCTGGCAACGTTCTTGGCATCGGGCGAGGTGCCGAACCGTGGAACCGTGGGTACCTCCATTCAGGATCGCTACGACACCTTCGTGGCAGAGCTGGATAAGTTCGCCCGCGGCGCGGATCACTTCGTCCCCGGCCACAACAATGCTCTGCCGGGGCAGGGACGCACAGATAAGCCGTTCGCAGAGATTCGTTCCCGTGAGGTGGCATCAATGACGCCGTACTACCGTGACTTGGCGGAGGATGTCATTGTGATGATCCCGGTAATCCGCAACTATTTGGACCAAGCCAAGACTGTGGCGGAGAACCCTGTAGCGCAGCCGACCCCGCAGGTCCGCAGCTCCGAGTCTGGCTTAGGGAACACCACCGCACCGGAATTCAACCTCAACGATCTGGATGACACCTTCTAA
- a CDS encoding aminotransferase class I/II-fold pyridoxal phosphate-dependent enzyme: MSLSNLEKSELNELAAQVRKDYEDLKAEGLNLDLTRGKPSKAQLDLSNDLLVLPGRGHYTDAAGNDLRNYGNQKGIKELRDLWGKLTNIDPELLVAADSSSLNIMYDLIHCSYSFGNNSSERPWNKEETVKWICPTPGYDRHFAITESFGFELISVPMEEDGPDIEAVEELAKDPQVKGMWVVPMFSNPTGAVISEEKTRRLARMEAGAPDFRIVWDNAYAVHTLTEEFPEILPILDIAEQEGNPDRFWAMSSSSKITFAGSGVSFFGSSEDNLEWYLEHAGIRGIGPNKINQLAHYEFFGSAEGVRAIMRRHAALLAPKFEAVLRILDKRLSQYDVAEWTHPKGGYFISLNVMDGTATRVWELARDAGILLTQAGSAFPYGEDARDHNIRLAPSLPPQEEVEAAMDGVATCVLLAAVEKLEA; this comes from the coding sequence ATGTCGCTTTCTAATCTCGAGAAGTCTGAGCTCAACGAGCTTGCTGCCCAGGTGCGCAAGGATTACGAGGATCTCAAGGCCGAGGGTCTGAACCTCGATCTGACTCGCGGTAAGCCGTCCAAGGCCCAGCTGGATCTGTCCAACGATCTGCTCGTACTGCCAGGCCGTGGTCACTACACCGACGCTGCTGGCAATGACCTGCGTAACTACGGCAACCAGAAGGGCATTAAAGAGCTGCGTGATCTCTGGGGCAAACTAACCAACATTGACCCGGAACTGCTGGTCGCAGCCGATTCTTCTTCGCTCAACATCATGTATGACCTGATCCACTGCTCCTACAGCTTTGGTAACAACAGCTCTGAGCGCCCGTGGAACAAGGAAGAAACCGTCAAGTGGATCTGCCCTACCCCGGGTTATGATCGCCACTTCGCCATCACGGAGTCATTCGGCTTCGAGCTCATTTCCGTGCCGATGGAAGAGGACGGCCCAGATATCGAGGCCGTCGAGGAGCTGGCAAAGGACCCTCAGGTCAAGGGCATGTGGGTGGTGCCTATGTTCTCTAACCCGACGGGTGCGGTCATCTCTGAAGAAAAGACCCGCCGCCTGGCACGTATGGAGGCTGGTGCGCCGGACTTCCGCATCGTGTGGGATAACGCCTACGCCGTGCATACCCTCACCGAGGAATTCCCGGAGATCCTGCCGATTCTGGACATCGCCGAACAGGAAGGCAACCCCGACCGTTTCTGGGCCATGTCTTCCTCGTCGAAGATCACCTTCGCAGGTTCGGGCGTGAGCTTCTTCGGTTCCTCCGAGGACAACCTTGAGTGGTACCTCGAGCACGCTGGTATCCGCGGCATTGGTCCGAACAAGATCAATCAGCTTGCGCACTATGAGTTCTTTGGCTCCGCCGAGGGCGTGCGTGCCATCATGCGCCGCCACGCTGCGCTGCTGGCCCCTAAGTTTGAGGCGGTTCTGCGTATCTTGGACAAGCGTCTGAGCCAGTACGACGTGGCGGAATGGACCCACCCGAAGGGCGGCTACTTCATTTCTCTCAACGTTATGGATGGCACCGCTACCCGCGTGTGGGAACTGGCGCGTGATGCCGGAATTCTGCTTACCCAGGCTGGTTCGGCTTTCCCGTATGGCGAGGACGCTCGCGATCACAACATCCGCCTCGCGCCGTCCCTGCCGCCGCAGGAAGAGGTTGAGGCTGCGATGGATGGCGTGGCTACCTGTGTGCTGCTGGCCGCAGTGGAGAAACTGGAGGCTTAG
- a CDS encoding GAP1-N2 domain-containing protein: MGGAFSYASFSRANGRAGGWGVGQKVGDLTQEELAELVSFVPTTLNNGTSIPDFPSARQRAELVRRTAVFALTPEADKWVTMVSVPAGLDATGRGGNVFTYTSITRTGTPPVPSTVLYSPDIPAPFSIYEVDKVQIPESISARGPLHSDVLLDEFLEGEFRQPEKLPAPFKSVTPNPNPTFNHALVSAMATVLNSRNGLVILVAPDNQAALWIAATAREVGEDGFGFSTFERAAAINEFPLSTSTMIVVPPSEKQRLADTAIPGNPVVFAVDEALPDVSAFERPTQESELSDPSQYTSESSSLHEESEASSLSTCGAGTADWAAGNTAGEGTDTQSNCGDPWAADGAAEFGSPASDASPFAAVDGTSSPFPPNPLDAPNPLGSQHSSEGLESPVQRDTALAATEDDGLPLNAASGNPFAVGGVPPSTASSDTSAQPPVAPSTPAAAHGEQTASERKLPSTNAVVPALSAEEHQKLVAFDARWWIEYLDVHRGRSIQLAYLDKTALGDGLDKLLMSAVIASWVFYFPRDFELLAADALRPWENRDLEHIANLTADHFVGTFRLEQCDRHVTGRVAMVLDEVQRMLAERAERAQQYQAGWQNQGSGRGRGYGF; the protein is encoded by the coding sequence ATGGGCGGCGCATTTAGCTACGCGTCCTTCTCCCGAGCCAACGGCCGCGCTGGTGGTTGGGGAGTGGGCCAGAAGGTCGGCGACCTTACCCAGGAAGAGCTGGCTGAACTCGTTTCCTTCGTGCCCACCACGCTCAACAACGGCACTTCAATTCCGGATTTTCCCTCGGCCCGGCAGCGTGCCGAGCTTGTGCGGCGTACCGCGGTTTTTGCGCTCACTCCGGAAGCAGACAAGTGGGTGACCATGGTGTCGGTTCCGGCTGGCCTCGATGCCACGGGACGCGGGGGTAACGTGTTTACCTACACCAGCATTACCCGGACGGGTACCCCGCCGGTGCCTTCGACGGTTTTGTATTCCCCGGATATTCCTGCCCCTTTTTCTATCTATGAGGTGGACAAGGTACAGATTCCAGAGAGCATTTCGGCGCGTGGTCCGCTGCATTCGGATGTGTTGCTGGATGAATTCCTCGAGGGGGAGTTCCGTCAGCCGGAGAAGCTTCCCGCGCCATTTAAATCCGTGACCCCGAATCCGAATCCCACGTTTAACCACGCGCTTGTGTCCGCGATGGCGACCGTGCTCAATTCCCGCAATGGACTTGTCATTCTCGTTGCGCCGGATAATCAAGCGGCATTATGGATTGCTGCCACTGCACGCGAAGTGGGAGAGGACGGCTTTGGATTCTCCACCTTCGAAAGAGCTGCGGCCATCAATGAGTTTCCTTTGAGCACCTCCACGATGATCGTTGTGCCGCCGAGTGAGAAGCAGCGCCTTGCGGATACCGCCATACCCGGGAACCCAGTGGTGTTCGCTGTGGATGAGGCCCTCCCAGACGTCAGCGCTTTTGAACGCCCTACTCAGGAGAGCGAACTGAGTGATCCTTCCCAGTACACGTCGGAATCGTCGTCTCTGCATGAAGAGTCAGAAGCCAGCTCGCTGTCCACTTGCGGTGCCGGTACGGCGGATTGGGCCGCGGGGAACACTGCTGGTGAAGGCACTGATACGCAATCAAATTGTGGTGACCCGTGGGCTGCGGACGGCGCAGCGGAGTTTGGTTCCCCCGCTTCTGACGCCTCGCCCTTCGCCGCCGTTGATGGTACTTCTTCACCTTTCCCGCCCAACCCCTTGGATGCGCCGAATCCCCTGGGTAGTCAGCACTCGTCGGAGGGACTTGAATCCCCTGTGCAGCGCGACACCGCACTGGCAGCGACTGAGGATGACGGGCTGCCGTTGAATGCTGCATCGGGCAATCCCTTTGCGGTGGGAGGGGTGCCGCCAAGCACTGCGTCTTCTGACACCTCGGCCCAACCACCGGTCGCGCCTTCCACACCGGCAGCCGCGCACGGTGAGCAGACGGCATCCGAAAGGAAGCTTCCCAGCACAAATGCGGTCGTTCCCGCCTTGAGCGCAGAGGAGCACCAGAAGCTTGTTGCCTTTGATGCGCGCTGGTGGATCGAATACCTCGATGTCCACCGCGGGCGTTCTATCCAGTTGGCCTACCTGGACAAGACCGCGTTGGGGGATGGGTTGGACAAGCTGCTCATGTCAGCGGTTATCGCCTCGTGGGTTTTCTACTTCCCCCGAGACTTTGAGCTGCTTGCGGCCGATGCCTTGCGGCCGTGGGAAAACCGGGATCTTGAGCACATTGCGAACCTCACCGCGGACCATTTCGTGGGCACGTTCCGCCTTGAGCAGTGCGATCGGCATGTCACCGGCCGTGTCGCAATGGTGCTCGATGAAGTCCAGAGAATGCTCGCTGAGCGCGCAGAACGGGCCCAGCAATACCAGGCAGGCTGGCAGAATCAGGGCTCTGGCCGGGGTAGAGGCTATGGATTTTAG
- a CDS encoding TRAFAC clade GTPase domain-containing protein, with protein MTQARCPWTFKPLEAGVTVSPYTNRELPEGWTDAVTHCVAMAGARNSGKSLYTAVMIKQLKQLAHKHDKSVQPADASTRERYEEVYEKPLFEEMRAMDPTPSAVATDAYQRDPLIFELGVWPDQQGTPRMNYLVFRDVAGEDLENPPENEADRENLAFFSHADLVIFLFDPLRVKQIQDFIHGLIPNIGELGADSLRVLDNLLDLLESDTPPPLAVTISKFDTVQKLEQVDDVRWKKLMSNRGAAFRRDTGWNFNDADRYMVHQEAESLLRFLGANDLINKLYSAGTDEGSFFVVSALGEAPTGRQLARSGIAPYRVLDPIRWLLSRRGVFVQDVS; from the coding sequence ATGACCCAGGCACGTTGCCCGTGGACGTTCAAACCGCTCGAGGCGGGCGTGACCGTCAGCCCGTACACCAACCGTGAACTGCCCGAAGGCTGGACCGATGCGGTCACTCACTGCGTTGCCATGGCCGGTGCGCGAAACTCCGGTAAGTCGCTCTACACCGCGGTGATGATTAAGCAGCTCAAGCAGCTGGCGCACAAGCACGATAAGTCTGTGCAGCCGGCGGATGCCTCGACGCGTGAGCGCTACGAGGAGGTCTATGAGAAGCCGCTCTTTGAAGAGATGCGCGCTATGGACCCCACGCCGAGCGCCGTGGCGACGGATGCCTACCAGCGCGATCCGCTCATTTTTGAGCTCGGTGTCTGGCCGGATCAGCAGGGCACCCCGCGTATGAACTACCTCGTCTTCCGCGATGTCGCAGGCGAGGACCTTGAGAACCCACCGGAGAATGAGGCAGACCGCGAGAATCTTGCTTTCTTTTCCCACGCAGACCTGGTGATTTTCCTCTTTGATCCCCTGCGTGTGAAGCAGATTCAGGATTTCATCCACGGACTAATCCCCAACATCGGTGAATTGGGAGCGGATTCCCTGCGCGTGCTGGACAACCTCCTTGATCTGCTCGAGTCAGATACCCCTCCGCCGCTGGCAGTGACCATTTCCAAGTTCGATACCGTGCAAAAGCTTGAGCAGGTGGATGACGTGCGTTGGAAGAAGCTCATGTCCAACCGCGGTGCGGCATTCCGCCGCGATACCGGCTGGAATTTCAACGATGCCGATCGGTATATGGTTCACCAAGAAGCCGAGTCGCTGCTTCGCTTCCTCGGTGCGAACGACCTCATCAACAAGCTGTACTCGGCAGGCACAGATGAGGGAAGCTTCTTCGTCGTGTCCGCGTTGGGTGAGGCGCCGACGGGCCGCCAGCTGGCGCGCAGCGGTATTGCCCCGTACCGTGTGCTGGACCCGATTCGGTGGTTGCTGAGCCGTCGTGGCGTGTTTGTGCAGGACGTGTCATGA